One genomic segment of Novisyntrophococcus fermenticellae includes these proteins:
- a CDS encoding BCCT family transporter, whose product MEKRRRKKFHPRDRLEFTRKWGIFGHLDSCVFIVSAIICFGFILWGAIDHESLGDILNGILSAAVSNWKWMYQGGVFFFVVFGLWIAFSKYGNIKFGKDTDTPEYSNFSWFSMLFGAGMWVGLVYWSVAEPITHYLNGPTYAGAAGSTKAAEWSMATSYLHWGISPWAIYVILGIPMGLVIL is encoded by the coding sequence ATGGAGAAAAGAAGAAGAAAAAAATTTCATCCAAGAGACCGGTTGGAATTTACCAGGAAATGGGGAATCTTTGGACACTTGGATTCATGTGTATTTATCGTTTCTGCAATCATATGTTTTGGCTTCATATTGTGGGGAGCTATAGATCATGAATCTTTAGGGGATATACTAAATGGAATTCTTTCAGCTGCAGTTTCCAACTGGAAATGGATGTACCAGGGAGGCGTTTTCTTCTTCGTGGTTTTTGGTCTCTGGATTGCATTCAGTAAATATGGGAATATTAAGTTTGGAAAAGATACAGATACTCCGGAATATTCAAATTTTTCCTGGTTTTCCATGCTGTTTGGAGCAGGTATGTGGGTAGGTCTCGTGTATTGGTCAGTAGCTGAACCCATTACGCACTATTTAAACGGACCAACTTATGCCGGAGCTGCTGGCAGTACAAAGGCTGCTGAGTGGTCCATGGCCACTTCATACCTGCACTGGGGAATCAGCCCATGGGCGATTTACGTGATACTTGGGATTCCGATGGGACTTGTAATCTTATAG
- a CDS encoding Cof-type HAD-IIB family hydrolase: MGIQLIALDLDGTLLNSAKQVSPRTLQALQKAASKGVAIVPSTGRSFDGIPDIIAGLLFIQYALTLNGAVVVNIRTKETVYQCNFNKEEALFLWSHLQKYDALCDCAIDGELYMEQKTFLKLPDYGQTQERIALMRSTRKETQSIREMLLQENTKTAKMNLLFSDPQKRLHAKSELEQIPFVEVSSSLEKNLELNKRGANKGNGLLALAEYLGIQREQIMACGDSDNDYSMIKAAGLGIAMENGLESIKKIADAVTLSNDQDGVAYAIERWVLTE, from the coding sequence ATGGGAATACAATTAATTGCCCTGGATTTGGACGGAACCTTACTTAACAGTGCAAAACAGGTGAGCCCGCGTACACTGCAGGCTTTGCAGAAGGCGGCTTCAAAAGGGGTTGCGATTGTTCCGTCGACTGGCCGTTCTTTTGACGGAATACCAGATATAATAGCAGGTCTTCTGTTTATTCAATATGCATTAACCTTGAATGGTGCGGTTGTTGTAAATATCCGGACAAAGGAGACTGTTTACCAGTGCAACTTCAATAAAGAGGAGGCCTTGTTCCTATGGAGTCACCTTCAGAAATATGATGCACTCTGTGACTGCGCGATTGATGGGGAACTCTATATGGAGCAGAAGACCTTTTTAAAGCTGCCGGATTACGGTCAGACACAAGAGCGGATTGCACTGATGAGAAGCACCAGAAAAGAGACACAGAGTATCAGGGAAATGCTATTGCAGGAGAATACAAAAACTGCCAAGATGAATCTGCTTTTTAGTGATCCACAAAAACGTCTGCATGCAAAATCTGAATTAGAGCAGATTCCTTTTGTAGAAGTCAGCAGCTCGCTGGAGAAAAACCTTGAATTAAATAAGAGGGGCGCCAATAAGGGAAATGGATTATTGGCGCTGGCAGAGTATCTGGGGATTCAAAGAGAACAGATCATGGCATGCGGAGACAGTGATAATGACTACAGTATGATAAAAGCTGCCGGGTTAGGAATTGCTATGGAAAATGGGCTGGAGAGTATAAAGAAGATTGCAGATGCAGTGACGCTGAGTAATGATCAGGATGGAGTAGCCTATGCAATAGAGCGGTGGGTGTTAACGGAATGA
- a CDS encoding sugar phosphate isomerase/epimerase family protein, with product MRLATMTNLFRDQRGLDTHIGYIESMRRCKAAGFDTLDLNMCAMFPGKTEFNREDWRAQADKIREEAEKLGIVFSQSHPPYRPSKFPHFKTKEEEDYFDEITRRSIIISGMLGVKWAVMHPVTACENAEYSLEEDIASNHEVFASVIELAAKENVGIAFENMADRDNKRRFGATVSELKSLVDSFGDAKMGVCWDIGHGNRMYMDSVRPIKEMGEYIKALHVDDNHGGNDEHLVPFLGSINWEGVMKALKEIGYEGDFVYEIKLNDYMPDALKDSAAKFAAEIGRYLVSMC from the coding sequence ATGAGGTTAGCAACAATGACAAACCTGTTTCGAGACCAACGGGGTCTGGACACACATATCGGTTATATTGAGTCCATGCGCCGCTGTAAGGCAGCAGGCTTTGATACACTGGATTTGAATATGTGTGCAATGTTTCCCGGTAAAACAGAATTCAACAGGGAAGACTGGAGGGCTCAGGCAGACAAGATAAGAGAGGAAGCAGAAAAACTTGGCATTGTCTTTAGCCAATCTCATCCTCCATATCGTCCATCAAAGTTCCCTCATTTTAAAACAAAAGAGGAAGAGGACTATTTTGATGAAATTACACGCCGTTCTATTATTATAAGCGGAATGCTGGGTGTAAAATGGGCGGTTATGCACCCGGTAACCGCTTGTGAAAATGCCGAATACAGTCTGGAAGAGGATATTGCCAGCAATCATGAGGTGTTTGCATCGGTAATTGAATTGGCCGCTAAAGAAAATGTGGGCATTGCCTTTGAAAACATGGCAGACAGAGATAATAAGCGACGCTTTGGTGCCACAGTATCCGAATTGAAAAGTCTGGTGGATTCTTTTGGCGATGCGAAAATGGGGGTATGTTGGGATATCGGGCATGGTAACCGTATGTACATGGATTCCGTTCGCCCAATTAAGGAAATGGGCGAGTATATTAAAGCTTTGCATGTGGATGATAACCATGGAGGCAACGACGAGCATCTCGTCCCGTTTCTGGGGTCGATTAACTGGGAGGGTGTAATGAAGGCTCTGAAAGAGATTGGATATGAAGGTGATTTTGTATACGAAATCAAGTTAAATGACTATATGCCCGATGCGCTGAAAGATTCGGCAGCAAAATTTGCAGCGGAGATTGGACGTTACCTGGTTTCAATGTGTTAA
- a CDS encoding BCCT family transporter — translation MLGDKIYGPIGKIIDIITLCITFFGVSTTVGLGTMELGSGLSYNYGIPLNNKAYMIILLVVTVCYLASVCLPIDRGGEGRV, via the coding sequence GTGCTTGGAGATAAAATTTATGGTCCGATCGGGAAAATTATTGATATTATTACGCTTTGCATTACCTTTTTTGGAGTTTCCACGACAGTTGGTTTGGGAACGATGGAATTAGGTTCGGGACTTTCCTACAACTATGGGATTCCATTGAACAATAAAGCATATATGATTATTCTGCTTGTGGTAACAGTCTGTTATCTGGCCTCAGTATGCCTGCCGATTGACAGGGGGGGTGAAGGTAGGGTCTAA
- a CDS encoding LacI family DNA-binding transcriptional regulator, whose translation MSVTILDVAKEAGVSKSTVSLVINNSSRIKLETQYKVKQAIEKLGYTPNLAARELTTSRTHTLGLIFMTSNQQQSPYGFSSVCETLLYDTSNGIYSGLKSTDYTLLVERFADAGNNDIPELVKNSRLDGLFLIGGLFTGRFVETLKKHNTPLVIIGRQYEGYDSISVDTEAVGYMGAKYLLEHGHKKIAFINGPLDGMNSRQKSKGIQRALNELQLDPSVIETVHTGYSGQNGYEGLKQLWDKGYRPDAVFGASDGITSGILRFLYDHALRIPDDISVLGYEDSILSEYASPALTVIDAHKEIMGKEACSVLINRIKKPRSKVVNLNIAPSLIVRNSVICR comes from the coding sequence ATGTCAGTAACTATTTTAGATGTAGCGAAAGAAGCTGGCGTATCAAAAAGTACAGTATCTCTTGTAATCAATAATTCCAGTCGTATTAAGCTTGAAACTCAATATAAGGTAAAGCAGGCGATTGAAAAATTAGGTTATACCCCCAACCTGGCCGCTCGGGAGCTTACCACCAGCCGGACCCATACTTTAGGATTAATATTTATGACCTCGAACCAGCAGCAGAGCCCCTATGGGTTTTCCTCTGTCTGTGAAACCTTACTTTATGATACAAGCAATGGAATTTATTCCGGTTTAAAAAGTACCGACTATACTTTATTAGTTGAACGCTTTGCCGATGCCGGAAATAATGATATACCCGAACTGGTCAAAAATAGCCGGCTGGATGGTCTTTTCCTGATTGGTGGATTATTCACCGGCCGCTTTGTAGAGACACTCAAAAAACATAATACGCCTCTCGTAATTATCGGACGCCAATATGAGGGCTACGACTCTATTTCCGTAGACACGGAAGCAGTTGGCTATATGGGCGCCAAATATCTGTTAGAGCATGGCCATAAAAAAATTGCTTTTATCAACGGACCGTTAGACGGTATGAACTCCCGGCAGAAATCAAAAGGAATCCAGCGAGCCCTGAATGAATTACAGTTAGATCCATCTGTCATCGAGACTGTCCATACAGGCTATTCCGGACAGAACGGTTACGAAGGGCTGAAGCAATTGTGGGATAAAGGATATCGCCCCGATGCCGTTTTCGGAGCAAGTGATGGTATCACCTCGGGCATACTTCGTTTCCTCTATGATCATGCACTCCGGATTCCTGATGATATATCCGTACTTGGCTATGAGGATTCCATTTTATCAGAATATGCCTCTCCTGCTTTGACCGTAATTGATGCGCACAAAGAAATTATGGGCAAGGAAGCCTGCTCCGTCTTAATCAACAGAATCAAAAAGCCCAGGTCAAAAGTCGTTAATTTAAACATCGCACCATCTTTAATTGTCCGTAACTCAGTCATTTGCAGATAA
- a CDS encoding BCCT family transporter: protein MLFTLATISGLQKGIQLVTDIKIWLSIAFMIFIFVFGGAVFILDLFTNSLGGYLGNFITKSLWMENKSFVSDWTVFYWAWWIAWAPFCGQFCARVSKGRTVREYIIVVSILPALFSFLWLGIYGGAAFHLNDLSGGAILQAVNTDYTTGLFALLRQLPVYVITAPLAIILIIFSFLGSANSATFVLSMLTDHGNMNPDKKLRAGWGIAQGAVTIICIIVGGTSVLKILQTASIVAAFPYMIIMIFMCFSIYKALSKDAKEEGLMK from the coding sequence TTGCTTTTTACTTTGGCTACCATTTCCGGGCTTCAAAAAGGAATCCAGTTAGTTACGGATATTAAAATCTGGCTTTCCATCGCTTTTATGATTTTCATCTTCGTATTTGGAGGTGCTGTGTTTATACTCGATCTCTTTACAAATTCGCTTGGCGGCTATCTTGGTAATTTTATTACGAAAAGTTTATGGATGGAAAACAAAAGTTTTGTTTCCGATTGGACGGTCTTCTATTGGGCATGGTGGATTGCGTGGGCACCCTTCTGCGGGCAGTTCTGTGCAAGAGTTTCCAAAGGACGAACAGTCCGGGAATATATTATCGTTGTGAGTATTCTTCCAGCACTATTCAGCTTTCTGTGGCTTGGTATCTACGGAGGCGCCGCATTCCATCTGAATGATCTTTCAGGTGGAGCCATTTTACAGGCTGTAAACACCGATTATACGACGGGTCTCTTTGCATTGTTACGTCAGCTTCCTGTCTATGTTATAACTGCACCTTTAGCAATTATTCTGATTATATTCAGTTTTCTGGGCTCCGCAAACTCTGCAACCTTTGTATTGTCAATGCTTACTGACCACGGAAACATGAATCCTGATAAAAAGCTTCGCGCCGGATGGGGCATTGCCCAGGGCGCAGTGACGATTATCTGTATCATAGTCGGTGGAACCTCTGTACTTAAAATTCTGCAGACGGCTTCCATTGTAGCAGCATTTCCATACATGATTATCATGATTTTCATGTGTTTTTCAATTTATAAAGCCCTGTCAAAAGATGCAAAGGAGGAGGGACTTATGAAATAG
- a CDS encoding trimethylamine methyltransferase family protein: MTESLFQFVENRQPVIIGALGQAGSTTPVTLAGSMAISNAEVLAGIALVQMISPGCPVVYGCETTTADMRNGATAIGAPEGAICYNTAGKLADFYGIPSRAGGCLTDAKKVDAQAGYESLLTYMACRDADINFMIHAAGIMDAYASMSYEKLIVDFEVIDFVERYHRNFDVNEETIPEDLIDEIGHSGVYLTEDHTLEYCRVEPLTPEISVRGTASGKTFENNITKKIDKMLDAYVQPELDHDIIDKMHDILAARGVDKELVDRLENM; encoded by the coding sequence ATGACAGAAAGTTTATTCCAGTTTGTGGAAAATCGTCAGCCTGTGATTATCGGTGCGCTTGGTCAGGCGGGCTCCACAACTCCGGTAACACTTGCAGGCTCTATGGCTATATCCAATGCAGAAGTTCTCGCAGGCATTGCACTCGTGCAGATGATTTCTCCAGGCTGTCCGGTTGTATATGGATGCGAAACCACAACTGCTGATATGAGAAATGGTGCAACCGCAATCGGCGCTCCTGAAGGTGCAATTTGCTACAATACAGCCGGAAAGCTCGCAGACTTTTACGGCATACCAAGCCGGGCAGGCGGCTGTTTGACAGATGCAAAAAAAGTGGATGCTCAGGCAGGATACGAATCTCTGCTCACCTATATGGCCTGTCGTGATGCAGATATCAACTTTATGATCCATGCCGCCGGTATCATGGATGCTTATGCGAGTATGTCCTACGAAAAGCTGATTGTGGACTTCGAAGTGATTGATTTTGTGGAAAGATATCACCGTAATTTCGATGTCAATGAAGAGACGATTCCGGAAGACTTAATTGATGAAATCGGTCACAGTGGTGTGTATTTAACAGAGGACCATACTTTGGAATATTGCCGGGTAGAGCCTTTGACACCGGAAATATCCGTCAGGGGCACCGCCTCCGGAAAAACTTTTGAGAATAACATTACCAAAAAAATTGATAAAATGCTGGATGCATATGTTCAGCCGGAACTTGACCACGATATTATCGATAAAATGCATGATATTTTGGCTGCACGCGGTGTGGACAAAGAGCTGGTCGACCGACTTGAAAATATGTAG
- a CDS encoding ABC transporter substrate-binding protein translates to MKKWKKQLSFLMILTMLSTALAACGTPKEDEKGAENATEDQSKDTAKEGEKTEIGDDLVPTEPTEVTFWHSISGDKEIVLKEIVDDYNAGPGAEIGVTVNPIFQGSYDEFSTKLTASLQAGDTENLPDLVQLSSKGIFDVKDSKYIYFVQNLLDKDPNGIDPATFNAASAAYCTYDGDLLGVPFSTSSIMVYYNKDHFTEAGLNPEAPPTTLAELADAVKKLTIKNGDKIERYGLGTRLRFFILGTWVPSLGEGHAMFNCENGRAGTPKEINMTKDGSLETILTEWNKVLATGGVEYTDAAPNESFLSGYYSMMFASTSSLATVLAQTEETGTMNLGVTEITKVNDSSSSATGIGGSALYMFDRANENSILGAWDFIKYLATPEVSAKWYMSTGYYPMNMEAMESEEVKALTAEHPQYEIINTILEHSAGYTNYTEPWIPSFTDTDSLVQDEIIKLSDGSQDIETTIANIETGATQKLNDYNSAN, encoded by the coding sequence ATGAAAAAATGGAAAAAACAATTATCATTTTTAATGATTCTTACTATGCTTAGTACTGCTCTTGCCGCTTGCGGAACTCCAAAAGAAGATGAGAAAGGAGCTGAAAATGCCACAGAAGATCAATCCAAAGATACTGCAAAGGAAGGGGAAAAAACAGAGATAGGCGATGATCTGGTACCGACGGAACCGACAGAGGTAACATTCTGGCACTCCATCTCCGGTGATAAGGAGATAGTGTTAAAGGAAATCGTTGATGATTACAATGCCGGACCCGGAGCAGAAATCGGAGTCACAGTAAATCCTATCTTTCAGGGTTCATATGATGAATTTTCAACAAAATTAACTGCATCCCTCCAGGCAGGTGATACGGAAAATTTACCAGATCTTGTACAGTTAAGCTCTAAGGGTATTTTTGATGTAAAGGATTCCAAGTATATATATTTTGTTCAGAACCTTCTGGACAAGGATCCAAATGGAATTGATCCGGCTACCTTCAACGCGGCATCCGCTGCATATTGTACATATGATGGTGATTTATTGGGTGTTCCTTTTTCTACCTCTTCAATCATGGTTTATTACAATAAAGATCATTTTACAGAAGCAGGCTTAAATCCGGAAGCACCTCCGACAACTCTTGCAGAGTTGGCAGATGCGGTTAAAAAGTTAACAATTAAAAATGGAGATAAAATTGAACGTTACGGTTTAGGAACACGGCTTCGTTTCTTTATTCTGGGCACCTGGGTCCCCAGCCTTGGCGAAGGACATGCCATGTTCAATTGTGAAAATGGACGTGCCGGAACTCCTAAGGAAATTAATATGACAAAGGATGGATCGTTAGAAACAATTCTTACCGAATGGAATAAGGTGCTTGCTACCGGGGGTGTAGAATATACCGATGCAGCTCCAAATGAAAGCTTTCTTTCCGGCTATTATTCCATGATGTTTGCTTCTACCTCTTCTCTTGCTACCGTACTTGCTCAAACAGAAGAAACAGGCACGATGAATCTGGGCGTTACTGAAATTACGAAAGTAAATGACAGCAGTAGTTCGGCAACTGGTATCGGCGGTTCTGCTTTGTATATGTTCGACCGTGCAAATGAAAACTCCATACTTGGTGCTTGGGACTTTATTAAATATCTTGCCACTCCTGAGGTTTCTGCAAAATGGTATATGAGCACCGGTTACTATCCGATGAATATGGAAGCTATGGAAAGCGAGGAAGTAAAGGCTTTAACAGCAGAGCATCCGCAATATGAGATTATCAATACAATCCTGGAGCACTCGGCAGGCTATACGAATTACACAGAGCCCTGGATTCCTTCCTTTACAGACACAGACAGCCTGGTGCAGGATGAGATTATTAAGTTAAGTGATGGTTCTCAGGACATTGAGACTACCATTGCTAATATTGAAACAGGGGCAACACAGAAGCTTAATGACTATAATAGTGCAAATTAG
- a CDS encoding LysR family transcriptional regulator, producing MSRLSGITFQQVEVFLVAAKYENFTKAAEVLYMTQASVSRNILNMEFTLGLVLFIRHKRHVTLTNAGRSLVVSLQQIMQQSESALDNAYLQQQNQMQNLIIGDVNWTSMDSYLIPISAEFEKAYPHVEYIIKRDTPSVVYENMLAEQYDAAFFVSESIPDKLTCGLKSDLIFELDPCIILANNHPLFRKKDISIEELKNQPLVAMHDEFQMGYWKFAYKVCQEVGLNYGDIKNVDNEFTLAVELKRGKRVAISNHCFSAMNQNELRFIPLRNCKIKSGIVLIYSNENTNPYLLKFCELCKNMGPELIHSLYH from the coding sequence ATGTCAAGGTTATCGGGGATAACTTTTCAACAGGTTGAGGTTTTTCTTGTTGCAGCAAAATACGAGAATTTTACAAAAGCGGCAGAGGTACTTTATATGACGCAGGCATCTGTCAGCCGCAATATTTTGAACATGGAATTTACTCTGGGGCTTGTCCTTTTTATAAGACATAAAAGGCATGTCACGCTTACGAATGCAGGAAGGAGCCTTGTAGTCTCTTTGCAGCAGATTATGCAGCAATCGGAGAGTGCACTGGATAATGCTTACTTACAACAGCAAAACCAGATGCAGAATCTGATTATCGGAGATGTGAATTGGACGTCAATGGACTCCTATCTGATACCGATAAGCGCAGAGTTTGAAAAAGCATATCCTCATGTAGAGTATATTATTAAACGTGATACACCCTCTGTTGTATACGAAAATATGCTTGCCGAGCAATATGATGCCGCTTTTTTTGTCTCTGAATCCATCCCTGATAAATTAACCTGCGGGCTAAAAAGCGATCTGATTTTCGAACTGGATCCCTGTATTATTCTGGCAAACAATCATCCCCTTTTCCGGAAAAAGGATATTTCAATTGAGGAATTAAAAAATCAGCCGCTTGTTGCAATGCATGATGAATTTCAAATGGGATACTGGAAGTTTGCCTATAAAGTATGTCAGGAAGTTGGATTAAACTATGGAGATATTAAGAATGTAGATAATGAATTCACACTGGCAGTGGAGCTTAAGCGTGGAAAACGTGTTGCGATTTCAAATCACTGTTTTTCTGCAATGAACCAAAATGAATTACGTTTTATTCCGCTTAGAAATTGCAAGATAAAATCGGGAATAGTACTTATTTATTCTAATGAAAATACGAATCCATATCTTTTAAAGTTTTGTGAATTGTGCAAAAACATGGGACCTGAGTTAATACATTCCCTGTATCATTAA
- a CDS encoding carbohydrate ABC transporter permease: MRNSYSSQAMAAVPNRKAQPKKKLIKILKPYLFLLPITVFTIAFSYYPFLKTFVFSLSKINSKGQISKFVGLDNYIDILQREDFRNAILVSLKFVVMYVPFAVLIPFLLALVANRNKFLTRFYQTCYALPMAVSMSATCLIFEQLLHRRVGIFNYLLDKVGFYGNMTAIDWLNSKTWALPAIVLVMLWVGLGFNFMLLLAAVRNVPSELLEAADLEGAGYWRKVLSIVLPNVSPTLFFVFCTQMIRGLTMTGPVMILTKGGPLSSTSTMIYYVYTTGFRSANYTLGSTASICSFLIAFVFLVLNFMYEKRGVKYD, translated from the coding sequence ATGCGTAATAGTTATAGCAGCCAGGCGATGGCTGCAGTGCCAAATAGGAAAGCGCAGCCTAAGAAGAAGCTAATAAAAATACTTAAGCCTTATCTGTTTTTATTGCCGATAACAGTTTTTACCATAGCATTCTCTTATTACCCTTTTTTAAAAACGTTTGTTTTTAGTTTGTCTAAGATAAATTCCAAGGGTCAAATAAGTAAATTTGTCGGTCTGGATAATTACATTGATATCTTGCAGAGGGAGGACTTTCGAAATGCGATTCTGGTCAGTTTAAAATTCGTGGTCATGTATGTGCCCTTTGCAGTGCTGATTCCATTTTTGCTTGCACTGGTCGCAAATCGGAACAAATTCCTGACCAGGTTTTATCAAACATGCTACGCACTGCCAATGGCGGTTTCAATGTCAGCGACTTGTTTAATATTCGAACAGTTATTACACCGCAGGGTTGGTATCTTTAATTATTTACTGGATAAAGTGGGATTTTACGGAAATATGACTGCGATTGACTGGCTTAACAGTAAGACATGGGCGCTGCCTGCCATTGTGCTGGTTATGCTGTGGGTCGGTTTGGGATTTAACTTTATGCTTCTTCTTGCGGCAGTACGAAATGTTCCCTCTGAACTACTGGAGGCGGCGGATCTGGAGGGTGCAGGGTATTGGAGAAAAGTATTGTCCATTGTATTGCCAAATGTATCGCCTACGTTATTCTTCGTTTTCTGTACACAGATGATCCGGGGGCTGACCATGACAGGACCCGTAATGATTTTAACGAAAGGCGGACCGCTATCATCAACATCTACAATGATTTATTATGTATATACAACCGGTTTCCGAAGCGCAAATTACACACTCGGATCAACCGCAAGTATCTGCTCCTTCCTTATCGCATTCGTGTTTCTCGTGTTGAACTTTATGTATGAGAAGAGGGGGGTGAAGTACGACTGA
- a CDS encoding carbohydrate ABC transporter permease, producing the protein MNIFTRRYWNKLKYYFSSILSVLLGLIIIFPLIYAIFAGFKDNVNFDIYPPTILPDTFQLNNFIYVLTKTLITRYMLNSFIIAITATVVRLILSTLASYAFAFFKFKGKNFFFFFIVGTMMIPSEALLISNYLTISELGLLDSYLGVVCVYFVSATQVFMFRQNFLTISGSLREAAFIDGCNDLQFYSQICIPVSKPVITALGLSSFISVWNTYLWPLLVTNREEMRTVQVGITMLSSSDTAAKGHVFAAVGIILIPMIVLFGISQRNIVHGISSGSVKG; encoded by the coding sequence ATGAATATTTTTACAAGACGGTATTGGAATAAGCTTAAATATTATTTTTCGTCAATCCTTAGTGTGCTGCTGGGGCTGATTATTATTTTTCCATTGATCTATGCAATATTTGCCGGATTTAAGGATAATGTAAATTTTGATATATATCCCCCGACAATCCTTCCGGATACCTTTCAATTGAATAATTTTATCTATGTATTGACGAAAACATTAATAACACGTTATATGCTTAACTCTTTTATTATAGCCATTACGGCTACGGTGGTACGTCTGATACTGTCAACGCTGGCGTCCTACGCCTTTGCATTTTTCAAATTCAAGGGTAAAAATTTCTTTTTCTTTTTTATTGTTGGAACTATGATGATTCCGTCAGAAGCATTATTGATTTCAAACTATCTTACGATAAGCGAGCTGGGACTATTGGATAGTTACCTGGGCGTTGTGTGTGTATATTTTGTATCCGCAACACAGGTGTTTATGTTCCGCCAGAATTTCCTTACGATATCCGGTTCTCTCCGGGAAGCTGCTTTTATAGACGGATGTAATGATTTACAGTTTTATAGTCAGATATGTATTCCGGTATCCAAGCCGGTTATTACAGCACTTGGCTTATCCTCTTTTATAAGTGTATGGAATACATACCTCTGGCCGTTGCTTGTCACAAACAGAGAAGAAATGCGAACAGTACAAGTTGGTATTACCATGCTGTCAAGCTCCGATACAGCAGCAAAGGGGCATGTTTTTGCTGCTGTCGGTATTATACTGATTCCGATGATTGTTCTATTCGGTATCAGCCAGCGTAATATTGTTCATGGGATTTCCAGTGGTTCCGTGAAGGGATAA
- a CDS encoding BCCT family transporter, with the protein MKVGSNISMVACIGLLVFLFILGPTRFIMDNFVNAGGIYLQNFVTMSTWTDPVENTGWLNSWTVFYWAWWISWAPFVGMFIAKISKGRTIREFIMAALIAPTIFDIVFFDIIGSTALHFELNPATKGIIGKVIDKNVADGIFVLFDQFPLTQITVPVLIIVIFTFFVVSTDSATIVLGMFSSGGNNSPRTSLKLLWGVALALSAAVLIIMGGLDAVQTIAIVAVFPFIFVMFGLCYATIRMLRKDSSPTEDIEDKE; encoded by the coding sequence GTGAAGGTAGGGTCTAATATCAGTATGGTTGCATGTATCGGATTGCTGGTATTTCTCTTTATACTTGGTCCGACACGATTTATTATGGACAACTTCGTGAATGCGGGTGGTATCTACCTTCAGAATTTTGTGACGATGAGTACTTGGACGGATCCTGTGGAAAATACCGGATGGCTGAACTCGTGGACTGTGTTTTACTGGGCATGGTGGATTTCGTGGGCTCCTTTTGTAGGAATGTTTATCGCTAAAATATCAAAGGGAAGAACAATTCGGGAATTTATTATGGCGGCACTTATAGCTCCAACGATTTTTGACATCGTTTTTTTTGATATTATAGGTTCTACAGCCCTTCACTTCGAGTTGAATCCGGCTACAAAAGGTATTATCGGGAAGGTCATCGATAAAAATGTTGCGGATGGAATTTTTGTGTTGTTTGATCAATTTCCACTGACTCAAATTACGGTACCGGTTCTGATTATCGTGATTTTCACTTTTTTTGTTGTCTCTACGGATTCCGCAACCATTGTCTTGGGAATGTTTTCAAGTGGTGGGAACAATTCACCGAGAACAAGCTTAAAGCTGCTCTGGGGCGTTGCACTTGCACTGTCAGCGGCTGTGCTGATTATCATGGGTGGACTGGATGCTGTGCAGACAATTGCAATTGTGGCTGTATTTCCATTCATATTTGTCATGTTTGGACTTTGTTACGCTACAATCAGGATGCTTCGTAAGGATTCATCACCAACGGAGGATATAGAGGACAAAGAATAG